Proteins encoded in a region of the Tubulanus polymorphus chromosome 10, tnTubPoly1.2, whole genome shotgun sequence genome:
- the LOC141912258 gene encoding uncharacterized protein LOC141912258: MESSLLVAAAGRGDVSTVRKLIRKQVDVSAIDASGSCAISKAAQGGHFEIVNLLLQASASPNSPNGVLVRPLHFATAGGHVEVVKLLLQNGAEWNTQSSDGRIPRDLCRTNDLDTWDVLHDAENGILVGPDDRREVPDVPLFSVDGGANGKKKNGGGKKGGGKKGAKGKKGKGKKKGKKKKK, from the exons ATGGAGTCTTCGTTGCTGGTGGCCGCGGCGGGTCGAGGGGACGTCAGCACAGTTAGAAAACTGATACGTAAACAAGTCGACGTGTCCGCTATCGATGCTTCCGGTTCGTGCGCCATCTCTAAAGCAGCACAAG gcggccattttgaaataGTAAACCTGTTATTGCAGGCGTCCGCCAGTCCAAACAGCCCGAATGGTGTCCTAGTCAGGCCGTTACATTTCGCAACCGCAG GCGGCCACGTGGAGGTCGTAAAATTATTGTTACAAAACGGAGCCGAGTGGAATACGCAGTCGTCTGATGGAAGGATACCCAGAGATCTATGTCGGACGAACGACCTTGACACCTGGGACGTTCTACACGACGCCGAGAACGGTATACTCGTCGGGCCAGACGACCGGCGCGAGGTCCCCGACGTGCCGCTGTTCTCAGTCGACGGTGGCGCCAACGGCAAGAAGAAAAACGGCGGTGGCAAAAAGGGCGGCGGTAAAAAGGGCGCTAAAGGGAAGAAGGGCAAAGGGAAGAAAAAGggcaagaaaaagaaaaagtga
- the LOC141911935 gene encoding uncharacterized protein LOC141911935: MDIVFNDATLKYGDKVVLDNVFGAAHHGEILAIMGPTGAGKTTLLNVMAGRLPLSDGNLYVNGSRMNKITRRRVAYVLQSENFFPSLKLRDTLQYTAMLRLPEKMPRKEKQKRLDYLVNDLELTKCLNTEMMRLSGGEKKRANIACELLTNPQILVLDEPTSGLDSNISCQLIGSLKVFAEKYNKTIILTIHQPSSKVFRMFNRVLLLADGKTAYYGDRVDILDYFSRLNFHCEPGYNIADFILDMAKEGADELESIFKGADEIRNSDMWKNELENMLRSSSAIKPIPKIEEKSTADDTVENGIVPKPIENGVVPKTVENGNMPKSGQTGEFMSKPTQNDLFKGVDDLEEVKVEPKIVMGLDAEIEYHYDYEAKYLTSFWFQCGILFVRNLRQNRSRVLCLRALLQHAFVCLVACLLWFQIGMKEEALNDRIAGVYIMLTYWLLQSVVLQIHTVTANNMVVSKERASGAYHLQAYLLTKLLGDWLLFFIPCVAHVSCIYWAIGMKGVAPYFATVATVYFTLFVGSCMGLVIACIFMDTMNALSVMVCAVITTILTGGFFTRTIPFWFEWIKYLSLIKFSYDVILELEFTDGKPITCAQNSELSMFTECHKPNVTLIESDAFFQFFPIDLPIAANILAIAGYALLFYLVSVLTLRFARKPVKTD; the protein is encoded by the exons ATGGATATTGTGTTCAACGACGCTACTTTAAAGTACGGCGATAAGGTCGTATTGGATAATGTGTTCGGAGCCGCCCATCACGGTGAAATACTGGCCATCATGGGCCCGACCG GAGCTGGTAAAACTACACTGTTAAATGTAATGGCCGGTCGTCTGCCGTTGAGCGACGGTAATCTCTACGTGAACGGCAGTCGAATGAATAAAATCACTCGTCGTCGAGTCGCGTATGTTTTACAGTCGGAGAATTTCTTTCCGTCTTTAAAACTCAGAGACACGTTACAG TATACGGCTATGCTTCGTCTGCCCGAGAAAATGCCCAGGAAAGAGAAACAGAAGAGATTGGATTATTTAGTAAACGATTTGGAGCTGACTAAATGTCTGAATACAG AAATGATGAGGTTATctggaggtgaaaagaaacgGGCAAATATCGCCTGTGAACTGCTTACAAATCCGCAGATACTTGTCTTAGAC GAACCCACGTCTGGTTTAGATTCGAATATTTCCTGTCAGCTGATCGGCAGTTTGAAAGTGTTCGccgagaaatataataaaactaTCATACTGACGATACATCAACCGTCCAGTAAAGTGTTCCGTATGTTTAATAGGGTTCTGCTGCTAGCAGACGGAAAG ACGGCTTATTACGGTGATCGTGTTGATATATTGGATTATTTTAGTCGGCTGAACTTCCATTGTGAACCCGGGTACAACATAGCTGATTTTATAC TTGACATGGCGAAAGAGGGCGCTGATGAGCTTGAAAGTATTTTTAAAGGTGCCGATGAGATCAG AAACTCAGATATGTGGAAGAACGAACTGGAAAATATGCTGAGGTCATCGAGTGCAATAAAACCGATACCGAAAATCGAAGAAAAATCGACAGCAGACGATACAGTAGAAAATGGCATCGTGCCAAAACCGATAGAAAATGGCGTCGTGCcaaaaacagttgaaaatgGCAATATGCCAAAATCTGGTCAAACTGGTGAATTTATGTCAAAACCAACTCAAAATGACCTCTTCAAAG GAGTCGATGACCTTGAAGAGGTGAAGGTTGAACCCAAAATTGTGATGGGTCTCGACGCAGAAATAGAATATCATTACGACTACGAGGCTAAGTATCTGACGTCATTTTGGTTCCAGTGTGGAATTCTGTTTGTTCGCAACCTGCGACAGAACCGCAGCAGGGTACTGTGCCTGCGAGCTCTGTTACAACACGCATTCGTCTGTCTGGTCGCCTGTTTACTGTGGTTCCAGATCGGCATGAAAGAGGAAGCTCTCAATGATAGAATAGCCGGT GTGTACATTATGCTGACGTATTGGTTGCTACAGTCGGTAGTTTTGCAGATACATACAG TAACAGCTAATAATATGGTCGTTTCTAAAGAACGCGCCTCGGGAGCCTATCACCTTCAAGCTTACTTGTTAACTAAACTACTCGGCGATTGGTTGCTTTTCTTCATTCCATGCGTGGCCCACGTGTCGTGCATCTATTGGGCGATCGGGATGAAGGGCGTGGCTCCGTATTTCGCCACCGTCGCTACGGTTTATTTCACCTTATTTGTCGGTTCG TGTATGGGTCTGGTTATAGCGTGTATATTCATGGACACTATGAACGCCCTCAGTGTGATGGTCTGCGCGGTGATAACTACGATTCTAACCGGAGGATTCTTCACTCGCACGATTCCGTTCTGGTTCGAGTGGATCAAATATTTGTCGTTGATTAAATTCAGTTATGACGTCATTTTAGAGCTCGAGTTCACTGACGGTAAACCTATCAC ATGTGCGCAGAACTCTGAGTTGTCGATGTTTACCGAATGTCACAAGCCGAACGTAACTCTGATAGAATCTGATGcgttttttcagtttttcccGATAGATCTGCCGATCGCGGCGAATATACTCGCTATTGCAGGTTACGCCTTGTTGTTCTATTTGGTATCAGTCTTGACGCTAAGATTCGCTCGAAAACCCGTCAAAACTGACTAA
- the LOC141912311 gene encoding mast cell protease 8-like, whose amino-acid sequence MNDSVLPDKLQYAVFTVISNADCQQKWNEFLEEWDETVSIGIDQFCIEAQNEGTDTGGGDAGGAVVSDGKAYGIISASSATGEIPVICTKLSSASISTWIEENAYHAKK is encoded by the exons ATGAATGATTCC GTCCTTCCGGACAAACTTCAATACGCAGTGTTCACCGTCATTTCAAACGCCGACTGTCAACAGAAATGGAATGAATTTCTAGAGGAATGGGATGAAACTGTATCTATTGGAATTGATCAATTTTGTATCGAAGCCCAGAACGAAGGCACCGACACTGGTGGC GGTGATGCAGGTGGCGCTGTAGTCAGCGATGGTAAGGCGTACGGCATTATCTCGGCGAGTTCGGCCACCGGTGAAATACCGGTCATATGTACCAAATTATCGAGCGCTTCAATCAGCACGTGGATCGAAGAGAACGCGTACCACgccaaaaaataa